One segment of Theobroma cacao cultivar B97-61/B2 chromosome 9, Criollo_cocoa_genome_V2, whole genome shotgun sequence DNA contains the following:
- the LOC18589477 gene encoding methyl-CpG-binding domain-containing protein 2 isoform X1 → MQSPPEKAFVMLKREGTDFAGSSYASHLDGTFQEAIAAVAASSSSSASSSSSSSSDDDSQETQNDDDLDNGNASKQLVLYDPAANGTVAIDSTPPGPIQCRPPPCPRFSSSRVLPSVGAFTVQCANCFKWRLIPTKEKYEEIREHILENPFVCETAREWRPDISCDDPTDISQDGSRLWAIDKPNIAQPPPGWQRLLRIRGEGSTKFADIYYQAPSGKRLRSMVEVQKYLIEHPEYATEGVTLSRFSFQIPKPLQEDYVRKRPAPARLTGSHDNARPLEPGEVNPLAWADPDDTDLQLGRPALPPPSVEAPVSDSPNRPAKQARRTPSEQMYKSNPVSNQHGGKVEKRRSV, encoded by the exons CTTTGCTGGGTCAAGTTATGCAAGTCACCTAGATGGTACTTTCCAGGAAGCAATAGCTGCTGTTGCTgcttcatcatcttcttctgCTTCATCATCATCGTCATCATCTTCAGATGATGACTCTCAGGAGACACAAAATGACGATGACCTAGACAATGGGAATGCTTCTAAACAATTGGTGCTTTATGATCCTGCTGCTAATGGTACTGTTGCAATTGATTCCACCCCTCCTGGACCTATTCAGTGCAGACCTCCGCCGTGTCCAAGATTTTCATCATCAAGAGTATTGCCATCTGTTGGGGCTTTCACTGTCCAGTGTGCcaattgttttaaatggaGGCTTATACCAACAAAGGAAAAGTATGAAGAAATACGTGAACATATTTTAGAAAATCCCTTTGTTTGTGAAACAGCTCGTGAATGGCGGCCTGATATCTCATGTGATGATCCAACGGATATCTCTCAAGATGGCAGCCGACTTTGGGCAATTGATAAACCCAATATTGCTCAGCCTCCTCCAGGCTGGCAAAGGCTACTGCGGATCAGAGGTGAAGGAAGTACTAAATTTGCAGACAT CTACTATCAAGCACCGTCAGGAAAGAGACTGCGCTCAATGGTGGAGGTGCAAAA GTACCTGATTGAACATCCTGAGTATGCAACAGAAGGGGTGACTTTGTCTCGATTTTCATTTCAGATACCTAAGCCTTTACAGGAAGACTATGTGAGAAAGCGCCCTGCCCCTGCCCGTCTGACAGGCTCACATGATAATGCTAGGCCTCTTGAACCTGGTGAAG TGAATCCACTAGCTTGGGCAGATCCAGATGACACAGATTTGCAGCTTGGCCGCCCAGCGCTTCCACCTCCTAGTGTTGAGGCCCCTGTTTCTGATTCACCTAATCGGCCAGCAAAGCAGGCTAGGAGAACACCGTCCGAACAGATGTACAAAAGTAATCCAGTGTCTAATCAACATGGTGGCAAGGTGGAAAAGCGCCGGTCAGTTTAG
- the LOC18589477 gene encoding methyl-CpG-binding domain-containing protein 2 isoform X2: protein MLKREGTDFAGSSYASHLDGTFQEAIAAVAASSSSSASSSSSSSSDDDSQETQNDDDLDNGNASKQLVLYDPAANGTVAIDSTPPGPIQCRPPPCPRFSSSRVLPSVGAFTVQCANCFKWRLIPTKEKYEEIREHILENPFVCETAREWRPDISCDDPTDISQDGSRLWAIDKPNIAQPPPGWQRLLRIRGEGSTKFADIYYQAPSGKRLRSMVEVQKYLIEHPEYATEGVTLSRFSFQIPKPLQEDYVRKRPAPARLTGSHDNARPLEPGEVNPLAWADPDDTDLQLGRPALPPPSVEAPVSDSPNRPAKQARRTPSEQMYKSNPVSNQHGGKVEKRRSV, encoded by the exons CTTTGCTGGGTCAAGTTATGCAAGTCACCTAGATGGTACTTTCCAGGAAGCAATAGCTGCTGTTGCTgcttcatcatcttcttctgCTTCATCATCATCGTCATCATCTTCAGATGATGACTCTCAGGAGACACAAAATGACGATGACCTAGACAATGGGAATGCTTCTAAACAATTGGTGCTTTATGATCCTGCTGCTAATGGTACTGTTGCAATTGATTCCACCCCTCCTGGACCTATTCAGTGCAGACCTCCGCCGTGTCCAAGATTTTCATCATCAAGAGTATTGCCATCTGTTGGGGCTTTCACTGTCCAGTGTGCcaattgttttaaatggaGGCTTATACCAACAAAGGAAAAGTATGAAGAAATACGTGAACATATTTTAGAAAATCCCTTTGTTTGTGAAACAGCTCGTGAATGGCGGCCTGATATCTCATGTGATGATCCAACGGATATCTCTCAAGATGGCAGCCGACTTTGGGCAATTGATAAACCCAATATTGCTCAGCCTCCTCCAGGCTGGCAAAGGCTACTGCGGATCAGAGGTGAAGGAAGTACTAAATTTGCAGACAT CTACTATCAAGCACCGTCAGGAAAGAGACTGCGCTCAATGGTGGAGGTGCAAAA GTACCTGATTGAACATCCTGAGTATGCAACAGAAGGGGTGACTTTGTCTCGATTTTCATTTCAGATACCTAAGCCTTTACAGGAAGACTATGTGAGAAAGCGCCCTGCCCCTGCCCGTCTGACAGGCTCACATGATAATGCTAGGCCTCTTGAACCTGGTGAAG TGAATCCACTAGCTTGGGCAGATCCAGATGACACAGATTTGCAGCTTGGCCGCCCAGCGCTTCCACCTCCTAGTGTTGAGGCCCCTGTTTCTGATTCACCTAATCGGCCAGCAAAGCAGGCTAGGAGAACACCGTCCGAACAGATGTACAAAAGTAATCCAGTGTCTAATCAACATGGTGGCAAGGTGGAAAAGCGCCGGTCAGTTTAG